From the Candidatus Amarolinea dominans genome, one window contains:
- a CDS encoding ABC transporter permease has product MHSRPTTPRAPWGLTLTTLAVILFLHFPFAVILLYAFSTDDATFRFPLPGLTLQWFAVAWNRADVWRALTLSLQVAATATAIAIVLGTLAAAAVYRSKFFGREAVSFLLVLPLALPGIVTGIAMRSAIGLLNVPFSFWTIVIGHATFCMVVVYNNVLARFRRTARSQIEASMDLGANGFQTFRHIVLPAIATALLAGGMLAFALSFDEIIVTTFTAGQQETLPIWIFSQLTRPRQRPVTNVVAVFVVALTSIPILLSYRLTRDSGE; this is encoded by the coding sequence ATGCACTCTAGGCCCACAACGCCGCGCGCGCCCTGGGGCTTGACGCTCACCACGCTGGCGGTCATCCTCTTCCTGCACTTCCCGTTCGCCGTCATCCTGCTCTACGCCTTCAGCACCGACGATGCCACCTTTCGCTTTCCCCTGCCCGGCCTGACGCTGCAGTGGTTTGCCGTGGCCTGGAACCGCGCGGACGTCTGGCGGGCGTTGACTCTGTCGCTCCAGGTTGCCGCGACCGCCACGGCCATCGCCATCGTCCTGGGCACCCTGGCCGCGGCGGCCGTCTATCGCAGCAAATTCTTCGGCCGCGAGGCTGTTTCCTTTCTCCTGGTGCTGCCGCTCGCCCTGCCCGGCATCGTCACCGGCATTGCCATGCGCTCGGCCATCGGCCTGCTCAATGTGCCGTTCAGTTTCTGGACCATCGTCATCGGCCATGCCACCTTCTGCATGGTCGTCGTCTACAACAACGTGCTCGCGCGCTTTCGGCGCACAGCCCGCAGCCAGATCGAGGCTTCGATGGACCTGGGAGCGAACGGCTTCCAAACTTTTCGCCACATCGTGCTGCCGGCCATCGCCACCGCGCTGCTGGCCGGCGGCATGTTGGCCTTTGCCCTTTCCTTCGACGAGATCATCGTCACCACCTTTACGGCCGGGCAACAAGAGACCCTGCCCATTTGGATTTTCAGTCAGCTCACGCGCCCCCGCCAGCGCCCGGTCACGAACGTGGTTGCCGTGTTCGTCGTGGCGCTGACCTCCATTCCCATCCTGCTTTCCTACCGCTTGACACGCGACAGCGGCGAATAA
- a CDS encoding ABC transporter permease, whose product MLNPSTPSPSRWERVSTFLYLRPRLFLLLLLGPALLWMLVVYLGSLGTLLLQSFFSLDDFTGQIVRQFTLSTYASLLTHANLDIVLRTAGMAAAVTLADALLAFPLAYFMARYASPRGKAILYLAVLMPLWSSYIVRVYSWRLILAKEGILTWFLAQLGLSGLLDALLSLPYLGAPALAISPIGMFLVFTYVWLPYMVLPIQAALERLPRSLLEASGDLGAQPRQTLRFITLPLVLPGVVAGSIFTFALTLGDFVVPSALGNSSYFIGQAVLTHQGTSGNIPLAAAFTVIPMLIMILYLLGARRLGAFDAL is encoded by the coding sequence ATGCTCAATCCTTCAACTCCTTCCCCATCACGTTGGGAGCGCGTCTCCACATTTCTCTATCTGCGCCCGCGCCTGTTCCTGCTGCTCCTCCTCGGCCCCGCGCTGCTGTGGATGCTCGTGGTCTACCTCGGCTCCCTGGGTACCCTGCTGCTGCAGAGCTTCTTCTCCCTGGATGATTTCACCGGGCAGATCGTGCGCCAGTTCACCCTGTCAACCTACGCCTCGCTGCTGACGCACGCCAACCTGGACATCGTCCTGCGCACCGCGGGGATGGCCGCGGCCGTCACCCTGGCCGATGCGCTGCTGGCCTTTCCCCTGGCCTACTTCATGGCTCGCTACGCCTCCCCCCGCGGCAAGGCCATCCTCTACCTGGCGGTGCTCATGCCGCTCTGGTCAAGCTACATCGTGCGCGTCTACTCCTGGCGCCTGATCCTGGCCAAAGAAGGAATTCTGACCTGGTTCCTGGCCCAGTTGGGCCTTTCCGGCCTGCTCGATGCCCTGTTGAGCCTGCCCTACCTGGGCGCGCCCGCGCTCGCCATTTCGCCCATCGGCATGTTCCTGGTTTTCACCTACGTCTGGCTGCCGTACATGGTGCTCCCCATCCAGGCCGCGCTCGAACGCCTGCCGCGTTCACTGCTCGAAGCCTCCGGCGACCTGGGCGCGCAGCCCCGCCAGACCCTGCGCTTCATCACCCTGCCGCTGGTTTTGCCCGGCGTCGTGGCCGGCTCCATCTTCACCTTTGCGCTCACCCTGGGCGATTTCGTGGTGCCCTCCGCGCTCGGCAACTCCAGCTACTTCATCGGCCAGGCCGTGCTCACCCATCAAGGCACCTCAGGCAACATCCCCCTGGCGGCCGCCTTTACCGTGATCCCCATGCTCATCATGATCCTCTACCTGCTTGGCGCCCGACGCCTGGGAGCCTTCGATGCACTCTAG
- a CDS encoding ABC transporter ATP-binding protein: MNDTIPAVRFTDVSRYFGEVKAVDRLNLDILDGEFFTLLGPSGSGKTTCLRLIAGFEQPTAGSIQLHGVEVAGVPPYGRDVNTVFQDYALFPHMTVGDNVGYGLMIRKVPKPTRNQRVSQMLDLVQLTGLERRRPAQLSGGQRQRVALARALIVQPRVLLLDEPLGALDLKLRQQMQIELKAIQQRVGITFVYVTHDQEEALTMSDRIAVFNRGKIEQIGSPAGLYEHPATTFVAGFVGTSNLISGPLAQRLTGSSHTFAIRPEKIHLQAPEKPAPDGACAIAGRVRDVIYLGLNTRYLIEIEGGKDLTVIEQNLTTTSMDVLAARGRAVLCVWDASHNRPLVASA; encoded by the coding sequence ATGAACGACACCATACCAGCCGTCCGCTTCACAGATGTCAGCCGTTACTTTGGCGAGGTCAAGGCGGTGGATCGCCTCAATCTCGACATCCTTGACGGCGAATTCTTCACCCTGCTCGGCCCTTCTGGCTCAGGCAAGACGACCTGCCTGCGTCTGATCGCGGGCTTCGAGCAGCCAACGGCCGGCAGCATTCAATTGCACGGGGTCGAAGTGGCCGGCGTGCCGCCCTACGGCCGCGATGTCAACACCGTCTTTCAAGACTACGCGCTCTTCCCGCACATGACCGTGGGCGACAACGTGGGCTATGGGTTGATGATTCGCAAAGTGCCCAAACCCACGCGCAACCAACGCGTCTCGCAGATGCTCGACCTGGTGCAGTTGACCGGTCTGGAGCGCCGCCGTCCCGCGCAGCTCTCCGGCGGCCAGCGCCAGCGCGTGGCCCTGGCGCGGGCGCTCATCGTCCAGCCGCGCGTCCTCTTGCTCGATGAACCGCTCGGCGCGCTCGACCTCAAGCTGCGCCAGCAGATGCAGATCGAACTCAAGGCCATTCAACAGCGTGTGGGCATCACCTTCGTTTACGTCACCCACGACCAGGAAGAAGCTCTGACGATGAGCGATCGCATCGCGGTCTTCAACCGCGGCAAGATCGAACAGATCGGCTCCCCGGCCGGACTCTACGAACACCCCGCCACCACTTTCGTGGCCGGCTTTGTGGGCACCTCCAACCTGATCAGCGGCCCGCTGGCGCAGCGCCTGACCGGCTCCAGCCACACCTTTGCCATCCGGCCGGAGAAAATTCACCTGCAAGCGCCTGAGAAACCGGCGCCAGACGGCGCGTGCGCCATTGCCGGTCGAGTGCGCGACGTGATCTACCTGGGCCTCAACACCCGCTATCTGATCGAGATCGAGGGCGGCAAGGACCTGACCGTCATCGAGCAGAATCTGACGACAACGTCCATGGACGTTCTGGCGGCACGCGGGCGCGCCGTGCTGTGCGTTTGGGATGCCAGCCATAACCGTCCCCTGGTAGCTTCAGCCTGA
- a CDS encoding ABC transporter substrate-binding protein, with protein sequence MVLLLVALVLSACNIAPQAAPQAGAPLQGIGQGEGAVSIVAWAGYIERGETDKSYDWVTDFEKATGCMVSVKTAATSDEMVALMNEGGFDLVTASGDASNRLISGGKVQEINISLIPSWSKVDKRLQDAPWHTVGGKHYGVPYQWGPNVLMYNTNAFTEAPTSWKVVFEEMTLSDGKSNKGRVQAYDGPIYVADAALYLKATKPELGIKDPYSLNRAQFDAALALLREQRKLVGRYWHDAFVQIDDFTNQGVVAASSWPFQVNLLQASTQPIASVVPAEGATGWADSTMMHIDAAHPNCAYKWLEHSLNAKLQGDLAAWFGSVPAVPDACKGNALLTDGGCDLNGMANFDRIAFWRTPTTACGDGKQDCVPYHEWVTNYIAVIGGR encoded by the coding sequence ATGGTACTACTGTTGGTTGCCCTCGTCTTGTCTGCCTGCAACATCGCCCCACAGGCCGCACCGCAGGCCGGCGCCCCTCTGCAAGGGATCGGCCAGGGTGAAGGCGCGGTCAGTATCGTGGCCTGGGCCGGCTACATCGAACGAGGTGAGACCGACAAGAGTTATGATTGGGTTACCGATTTCGAAAAAGCAACCGGCTGCATGGTCAGCGTCAAAACAGCCGCCACCTCGGACGAGATGGTCGCCCTGATGAACGAAGGCGGGTTCGACCTGGTGACGGCCTCAGGCGACGCCAGCAACCGCCTGATCTCCGGAGGCAAGGTCCAGGAGATCAACATCAGCCTCATTCCCAGTTGGAGCAAGGTGGACAAACGCCTGCAGGATGCGCCCTGGCACACAGTCGGCGGTAAGCATTACGGCGTGCCCTACCAGTGGGGACCCAACGTCCTCATGTACAACACCAACGCCTTCACAGAAGCGCCCACCAGTTGGAAGGTTGTCTTCGAGGAGATGACCCTTTCCGATGGCAAGTCGAACAAGGGTCGCGTCCAGGCCTATGACGGGCCGATCTACGTGGCCGACGCGGCGCTGTACCTCAAAGCCACCAAGCCCGAACTGGGGATCAAGGACCCGTACTCCCTCAACCGGGCGCAGTTCGATGCCGCCCTGGCGCTGCTGCGCGAACAGCGCAAACTGGTTGGTCGTTACTGGCACGATGCCTTCGTGCAGATTGACGATTTCACCAACCAGGGTGTGGTGGCTGCCAGTTCCTGGCCCTTCCAGGTCAACCTGCTGCAGGCCAGCACGCAGCCCATCGCCAGCGTCGTGCCGGCGGAAGGCGCCACCGGCTGGGCTGACTCCACGATGATGCACATCGACGCGGCCCATCCCAACTGCGCCTACAAATGGCTGGAGCATTCGCTCAATGCGAAGCTGCAGGGCGATCTGGCAGCCTGGTTCGGCTCCGTGCCAGCCGTGCCGGACGCATGCAAGGGCAATGCACTGCTCACCGACGGCGGCTGCGACCTCAACGGCATGGCAAACTTCGATCGGATCGCCTTCTGGCGCACGCCCACCACCGCTTGCGGCGACGGCAAGCAGGACTGCGTCCCCTATCACGAATGGGTGACCAACTACATCGCCGTCATCGGCGGCCGCTGA
- the mce gene encoding methylmalonyl-CoA epimerase — MIKKVNHIAILVSDLDKALLTYQAGLGLELSKRQDMPEQEVEIAFLPAGDSMIELIKPTTETSGVAKFLAKRGEGLHHICLEVDNIEAAIQEMQARGVEMIHTTPIQAAEGRGAFLHPRGAHGVLIELLEAD, encoded by the coding sequence ATGATCAAAAAAGTCAACCACATTGCCATTCTCGTCAGCGACCTGGACAAGGCGCTGCTGACCTATCAAGCCGGCCTGGGGCTGGAGCTGAGCAAGCGCCAGGACATGCCGGAGCAGGAGGTTGAAATTGCCTTCCTGCCGGCCGGCGACAGCATGATCGAACTCATCAAGCCGACGACAGAGACCTCCGGCGTCGCCAAGTTCCTGGCCAAGCGCGGGGAAGGGCTGCATCACATCTGCCTGGAAGTGGACAACATCGAAGCCGCGATCCAGGAGATGCAGGCGCGCGGCGTGGAGATGATCCACACGACGCCCATCCAGGCTGCCGAAGGCCGCGGCGCCTTCCTGCATCCCCGCGGCGCGCATGGCGTCCTCATCGAGCTGCTCGAAGCCGACTGA
- a CDS encoding PaaI family thioesterase, translating to MCFICGMKNVAGVKVFFYEQDDGSVLARFSGQEIHQGYPGRMHGGVVSGIMDETMGRAVMFNGSDVWGVTVALELRFKQPVPLFVELTAVGRVVKDRGSYFEGAGEMLLPDGTVAVEAKGKFWKLPLGEIADFDTDREQWRVVPDA from the coding sequence ATGTGTTTCATCTGCGGCATGAAGAACGTCGCCGGGGTGAAGGTGTTTTTTTACGAGCAGGACGACGGCTCGGTGTTGGCGCGCTTCAGCGGCCAGGAGATTCACCAGGGCTACCCGGGGCGCATGCATGGCGGCGTCGTCAGCGGCATCATGGATGAAACGATGGGCCGCGCGGTCATGTTCAACGGCAGCGATGTGTGGGGCGTCACCGTGGCCCTGGAGCTGCGCTTCAAACAGCCCGTGCCGCTGTTCGTGGAGCTGACCGCGGTGGGCCGCGTGGTCAAGGACCGGGGCAGCTACTTCGAGGGCGCGGGCGAGATGCTCCTGCCCGATGGCACGGTGGCCGTGGAAGCCAAAGGCAAATTCTGGAAGCTGCCCCTGGGCGAGATTGCCGACTTCGATACCGACCGCGAGCAGTGGCGCGTCGTACCGGACGCGTGA
- a CDS encoding methylmalonyl-CoA mutase family protein codes for MMSEATIADLKRTWLQTTRKKFVARSPERAAELTTSSGIVVDPLYTPADVQIDYPKDLGFPGEYPFTRGIYPSMYRGRHWTMRQYAGFATAEESNARYRYLLQQGQTGLSVAFDLPTQIGYDADHPLADGEVGKVGVSISSLADMETLLAQIPLDKVSISMTINAPASILLAMVIAVAKKQGAPVSELRGTVQNDILKEYTARGTYIFPPAPSMRLITDLFAFCGREAPKWNTISISGYHIREAGSTAVQEVAFTLADGIDYVEAALAAGLDVDEFAGQLSFFFNAHNNFLEEIAKFRAARRLWASIMRERFGAKDPKSWQLRFHTQTGGSTLTAQQPDANVVRVTIQALAAILGGTQSLHTNSKDEALALPSQHAVEIALRTQQVIAYESGVADAPDPLAGSYMIEALTNEIEQRARAYLDKIAAMGGALRAIEQGFMQREIQEAAYRTLRAIENSEQVVVGVNRFVTDEAPMADILRVDPSVQVNQCRRLAELRAGRDHDKVKALLAQLEAAARDPHAALMPHFVECVENYITLGEICGALRQVFGEYRPESWV; via the coding sequence ATGATGTCCGAAGCAACGATCGCTGACCTGAAACGCACCTGGCTGCAAACCACGCGCAAGAAATTCGTGGCGCGCTCTCCCGAACGCGCGGCGGAGCTGACCACCAGTTCTGGCATTGTGGTGGATCCGCTCTACACGCCGGCCGATGTGCAGATTGATTATCCCAAAGACCTGGGCTTTCCGGGCGAATACCCCTTTACCCGCGGCATCTATCCCAGCATGTACCGCGGCCGTCACTGGACCATGCGCCAGTACGCGGGCTTTGCCACCGCGGAGGAGTCCAATGCCCGCTACCGCTACCTGCTGCAGCAGGGCCAGACCGGCCTTTCCGTCGCGTTCGACCTGCCGACGCAGATCGGCTACGATGCCGATCATCCGTTGGCCGATGGTGAAGTGGGCAAGGTGGGCGTCAGCATCTCTTCCCTGGCCGACATGGAGACGCTGCTCGCTCAGATTCCTCTCGATAAAGTCAGCATTTCGATGACCATCAACGCGCCGGCTTCCATCTTGCTGGCGATGGTGATTGCGGTGGCGAAGAAGCAGGGCGCACCGGTCAGCGAACTGCGCGGCACGGTGCAGAACGACATTCTGAAAGAGTACACCGCGCGCGGCACCTATATCTTCCCGCCCGCGCCTTCCATGCGCCTGATCACCGACCTGTTCGCGTTCTGCGGCCGCGAGGCGCCCAAATGGAACACCATTTCCATCAGCGGGTATCACATCCGCGAGGCGGGCAGCACAGCCGTGCAAGAGGTGGCTTTCACCCTGGCCGACGGCATTGATTACGTCGAAGCCGCGCTGGCGGCCGGGCTGGATGTGGACGAATTTGCCGGGCAGTTGTCCTTCTTCTTCAACGCGCACAACAACTTCCTGGAAGAGATCGCCAAGTTCCGCGCGGCGCGGCGCCTGTGGGCGTCCATCATGCGCGAACGCTTCGGCGCCAAAGACCCGAAGTCCTGGCAACTGCGCTTCCACACGCAGACCGGCGGCTCCACCCTCACCGCGCAGCAGCCAGACGCCAACGTCGTCCGCGTCACCATCCAGGCGCTGGCCGCGATCCTGGGCGGCACGCAGTCGCTGCACACCAATTCCAAAGATGAAGCGCTGGCCCTGCCCAGCCAGCACGCGGTGGAAATCGCCCTGCGCACCCAGCAGGTCATCGCGTACGAGTCGGGCGTGGCCGATGCGCCGGACCCGCTGGCGGGCAGTTACATGATCGAGGCGTTGACGAACGAGATCGAGCAGCGTGCGCGGGCCTACCTGGACAAAATTGCGGCGATGGGCGGCGCGCTGCGCGCCATCGAGCAGGGTTTCATGCAGCGGGAAATTCAAGAGGCGGCCTATCGCACCCTGCGCGCCATCGAAAACAGCGAGCAGGTCGTCGTAGGCGTCAACCGTTTCGTCACCGACGAGGCGCCGATGGCCGACATCCTGCGCGTCGATCCCTCAGTGCAGGTCAATCAGTGCCGGCGGCTGGCCGAACTGCGCGCCGGGCGCGACCACGACAAGGTCAAGGCCCTGCTGGCGCAACTGGAAGCGGCCGCCCGCGATCCGCACGCGGCGCTGATGCCGCACTTCGTGGAGTGCGTGGAGAATTACATCACCCTGGGCGAAATCTGCGGCGCCCTGCGCCAGGTTTTCGGCGAATACCGGCCGGAGAGCTGGGTGTAG
- a CDS encoding metallophosphoesterase encodes MNLGGLRFARRHWGLDWFEINHLTLTLPRLAPEFRGYRLLQISDIHMDGWMTQRRLTAIMDLVNQQQPDLVAITGDFVTYATELFVADLRFALSRLAPPDGTVVVLGNHDHWQQPELLRQMFRDVGLLDLNNAVHTVRRGNACLHLAGVDDVRAGAARLDQVLAQLPPTDCAILLAHEPDFADVAAATGRFDLQLSGHSHGGQIVLPFIGPPFLPVMGRKYPIGRYTVRSMTLYTNRGLGVIPRLNCRPEISVFTLL; translated from the coding sequence ATGAACCTGGGCGGGCTGCGCTTTGCGCGGCGGCACTGGGGGCTGGACTGGTTCGAGATCAACCACCTCACCCTCACCCTGCCGCGGCTGGCGCCGGAGTTTCGGGGCTACCGCCTGCTGCAGATCAGCGACATTCACATGGACGGCTGGATGACGCAGCGCCGGCTGACCGCCATCATGGACCTGGTCAACCAGCAGCAGCCTGACCTGGTCGCCATCACCGGCGACTTCGTGACCTACGCGACCGAACTGTTCGTGGCCGATCTGCGCTTCGCCCTCTCCCGTTTGGCGCCGCCCGATGGCACAGTGGTCGTGCTGGGCAATCACGACCACTGGCAACAGCCGGAACTGCTGCGCCAGATGTTTCGCGACGTCGGCCTGCTCGATCTGAACAACGCCGTGCATACGGTGCGCCGCGGCAACGCCTGTCTGCACCTGGCCGGCGTAGATGATGTGCGCGCCGGCGCGGCGCGCCTGGATCAGGTGCTGGCGCAGCTGCCGCCAACCGATTGCGCCATCTTGCTGGCGCACGAGCCAGACTTTGCCGATGTCGCGGCCGCCACCGGGCGCTTCGACTTACAGCTTTCGGGCCATTCGCACGGCGGTCAGATCGTGCTGCCGTTCATCGGCCCGCCCTTTCTGCCCGTCATGGGGCGTAAGTACCCCATCGGCCGCTACACCGTGCGCAGCATGACGCTGTACACCAACCGCGGCCTGGGCGTCATCCCGCGGCTGAACTGCCGCCCCGAAATCAGCGTCTTTACGTTACTTTGA